A single Desulfovibrio piger DNA region contains:
- a CDS encoding ABC transporter permease — protein MPRDVFPLPVRRMLAIVRKELLVLFCNPVSRMLIIVPPLMQIVVFGWAATMEVRHVDVAVLNHDNGPLSREIVRRLEGSPTFRHVFFLRGQQEVRPAIEQEKALFVMVFDAEFSRRAARGEPVTVQLLLDGRRSNAAQIAAYYVQTILAGVAAQTPPGRQAAPAGGGSLDIRQRSWFNPNFEFQWFFLPNLIGMLSFMLGLVVTGLSVAREREAGTFDQLLVSPATPTEIALAKLIPGCVVGLAHGTIFLLVSVFGFGVPFTGSVVLLYVAVFIFSLAAGGIGLMISSLSSTQQQAFLGAFTVGVPCILLSGAVTPVINMPVVLQHGSQLNPIRHFTTLVQGVFLRDITFEAASVSLLKICAITVVCVCVAVWMFRRRV, from the coding sequence ATGCCGCGTGATGTCTTCCCGCTCCCTGTCCGGCGCATGCTGGCCATCGTGCGCAAGGAGCTGCTGGTCCTGTTCTGCAACCCCGTCTCCCGCATGCTGATCATCGTGCCGCCGCTCATGCAGATCGTCGTGTTCGGCTGGGCCGCCACCATGGAAGTGCGCCATGTGGACGTGGCCGTGCTCAACCATGACAACGGCCCCCTGAGCCGGGAGATCGTGCGCCGTCTGGAAGGCTCGCCCACCTTCCGGCATGTGTTCTTCCTGCGCGGGCAGCAGGAGGTGCGCCCGGCCATCGAGCAGGAAAAGGCCCTGTTCGTCATGGTCTTCGATGCGGAGTTCTCCCGCAGGGCCGCACGCGGCGAGCCCGTGACCGTGCAGCTGCTGCTGGACGGCAGACGCTCCAATGCGGCCCAGATCGCGGCCTATTATGTGCAGACCATCCTGGCCGGGGTGGCCGCGCAGACACCGCCGGGGCGGCAGGCCGCCCCGGCGGGCGGCGGCAGCCTGGACATACGGCAGCGCAGCTGGTTCAACCCCAATTTCGAGTTCCAGTGGTTCTTCCTGCCCAACCTCATCGGCATGCTGAGCTTCATGCTGGGGCTGGTGGTGACGGGCCTGTCCGTCGCCCGCGAGCGCGAGGCGGGCACCTTCGATCAGCTGCTGGTCTCGCCGGCCACGCCCACCGAGATCGCCCTTGCCAAGCTCATCCCCGGCTGCGTGGTGGGCCTGGCCCACGGCACCATCTTCTTGCTGGTCTCGGTCTTCGGTTTCGGCGTGCCCTTCACGGGCTCGGTCGTGCTGCTCTATGTGGCCGTCTTCATCTTCTCGCTGGCGGCGGGCGGCATCGGCCTGATGATCTCCTCCCTGTCCTCCACCCAGCAGCAGGCCTTTCTGGGCGCCTTCACCGTGGGCGTGCCCTGCATCCTGCTTTCCGGGGCCGTGACGCCGGTCATCAACATGCCGGTGGTCCTGCAGCACGGCAGCCAGCTCAACCCCATCCGCCATTTCACCACTCTGGTGCAGGGCGTGTTCCTGCGCGACATCACCTTCGAGGCCGCTTCCGTGAGCCTGCTCAAGATCTGCGCCATCACCGTGGTCTGCGTCTGCGTGGCGGTGTGGATGTTCCGCCGCCGCGTGTAA
- a CDS encoding ABC transporter permease: MRERLSRRLWVRQLLALVGKEFQQIVRDPSSYLVAGVLPLLFLLLFGYGITLDAGVLQLAVFNQSGGRHSRALLTDFAHSPHFVIRSISHMREGERLMRESSVQGILVLGQQFDAQLDRGTTADVQLIVDGTEPNVARFIQSYAQAVLLRWQGARQAGGVPQAGPVGIEERYWYNPTAKSERFLVPGAITVIMTLIGTLLTSLVFAREWERGTMEAMLATPVSRWQMLLGKLIPYYCMGMFSMGLCALAAVTLFGVPYRGSVGALLFISSVFMLCALGQGLLISVSLHSQLQAAEAGLFSGFLPALLLSGFVFDINSMPPVLQAITHLVPARYFNTCLRTLFLTGDVWELFWPCLGAMSLLALLMLGLVYKKLVKRLDV, encoded by the coding sequence ATGCGAGAACGTCTGTCACGCCGCCTCTGGGTGCGGCAGCTGCTGGCCCTGGTGGGCAAGGAGTTCCAGCAGATCGTGCGGGACCCTTCGTCCTATCTGGTGGCCGGCGTGCTGCCCCTGCTGTTCCTGCTGCTCTTCGGCTACGGCATCACCCTGGACGCGGGCGTGCTGCAGCTGGCCGTGTTCAACCAGAGCGGCGGCCGGCATTCGCGGGCCCTGCTGACGGACTTTGCCCATTCGCCGCACTTCGTCATCCGTTCCATCAGCCACATGCGCGAGGGAGAGCGCCTGATGCGCGAATCCTCCGTGCAGGGCATCCTGGTGCTGGGCCAGCAGTTCGACGCCCAGCTGGACCGGGGCACCACGGCGGACGTGCAGCTCATCGTGGACGGCACCGAGCCCAACGTGGCCCGCTTCATCCAGAGCTACGCGCAGGCCGTGCTGCTGCGCTGGCAGGGGGCCCGGCAGGCGGGCGGCGTGCCGCAGGCCGGCCCGGTGGGCATCGAGGAGCGCTACTGGTACAATCCCACGGCCAAGAGCGAGCGCTTTCTGGTGCCCGGGGCCATCACGGTCATCATGACGCTCATCGGCACTCTGCTGACCTCGCTGGTCTTTGCCCGCGAATGGGAGCGCGGCACCATGGAAGCCATGCTGGCCACGCCCGTGAGCCGCTGGCAGATGCTGCTCGGCAAGCTCATCCCCTATTACTGCATGGGCATGTTCAGCATGGGCCTGTGCGCGCTGGCCGCCGTGACCCTGTTCGGCGTGCCTTACCGGGGCTCGGTGGGGGCGCTGCTGTTCATCTCCTCGGTGTTCATGCTCTGCGCCCTGGGGCAGGGCCTGCTCATCTCCGTGAGCCTGCACAGCCAGCTGCAGGCCGCCGAGGCCGGGCTTTTTTCCGGCTTCTTGCCCGCCCTGCTGCTGTCGGGCTTCGTGTTCGACATCAACAGCATGCCGCCCGTCCTGCAGGCCATCACCCATCTGGTGCCGGCCCGCTATTTCAATACCTGCCTGCGGACGCTCTTCCTGACCGGGGACGTCTGGGAGCTGTTCTGGCCCTGTCTGGGGGCCATGAGCCTGCTGGCCCTGCTCATGCTGGGGCTGGTCTACAAAAAGCTGGTCAAAAGGCTGGATGTCTGA